The Pyrenophora tritici-repentis strain M4 chromosome 2, whole genome shotgun sequence genome window below encodes:
- a CDS encoding AraJ, Arabinose efflux permease, with protein sequence MAILKAQDGTSDPIITRMVEQDKVRWWNKPNLRLMYIWLFCCCMGVEITSGFDSQLIGTLQFSTPFNTFFGEGYKDKDGKASIKPSIIGIMSSCYQLGSICAVPVAPWLSQKYGRRMSVFIGSVIMVVGALMQGFAQHIGMYIIARMLLGFGILFAIVSGSSLIGELAYPKERPFMTSLFNASYFIGSIVAAAISIHTTTITGNWGWRVPSLLQICPSLLQIFTVFLLPESPRWLVSKDREEEAFAVLTKYHAEGDADSILVQAEMAQIRSTIKLEMENSKQSWMDMVRTPGMRRRVVISVFLGLFTQMSGNTLLSYYQNLLFGLMGYTSNYAKTRINIANACWSLMNAVVIALVVTRFRRRWMFMLSAGSMTMVFMAMTICFQRLQLAKSQGTTNKAAQIASLFFYFAYSPCYNIGNNSLTYTYLVELFPYAQRTMGIGIEQLFGKLAGFFSVYVNPIAIDAIQWKYFAVYCAWITFEFTFVYFMYPETYNRTLEELAFLFEDKELADEAVRAVEKTVNHGAEGTVMHEKNETRTIERAA encoded by the exons ATGGCTATCCTCAAAGCTCAAGATGGCACTTCCGACCCCATCATCACCCGCATGGTGGAGCAGGACAAGGTGCGGTGGTGGAATAAGCCAAACCTGCGGTTGATGTACATCTGGCTCTTTTGCTGCTGCATGGGCGTCGAGATCACCTCCGGCTTCGACTCTCAGCTCATCGGCACACTCCAGTTCTCAACGCCGTTCAACACCT TCTTCGGCGAAGGATACAAGGACAAGGATGGCAAAGCATCCATTAAACCGAGTATCATTGGCATCATGTCGTCTTGCTACCAACTGGGTTCCATTTGCGCCGTTCCAGTCGCTCCATGGTTGAGCCAAAAATACGGAAGACGTATGTCTGTCTTTATCGGCTCTGTCATCATGGTTGTTGGCGCTCTTATGCAGGGATTCGCTCAACACA TTGGCATGTACATCATTGCACGTATGCTGCTCGGTTTCGGAATCCTTTTCGCGATTGTCTCTGGATCCTCATTGATCGGAGAACTGGCCTACCCCAAGGAACGTCCGTTCATGACATCGCTGTTTAACGCCTCGTACTTTATCGGTTCGATTGTTGCGGCTGCCATCTCTATCCACACCACTACTATTACAGGCAACTGGGGCTGGCGAGTTCCTTCTTTGCTCCAAATCTGCCCTTCTTTGCTGCAGATCTTCACCGTTTT TCTGTTACCCGAAAGTCCACGTTGGTTGGTCAGCAAGGATCGCGAGGAAGAGGCCTTTGCTGTCCTAACCAAGTACCACGCTGAAGGCGATGCGGACTCAATCCTCGTGCAAGCAGAGATGGCCCAAATCCGATCGACAATCAAACTTGAAATGGAAAACTCGAAACAGTCGTGGATGGACATGGTCCGCACTCCAGGAATGCGACGCCGTGTTGTCATCTCGGTGTTCCTTGGTCTTTTTACCCAAATGAGTGGCAACACTCTGCTGTCCTACTACCAGAATCTTCTCTTCGGATTGATGGGATATACGTCAAACTACGCCAAGACACGCATCAACATTGCCAACGCCTGCTGGAGTCTCATGAACGCTGTTGTCATCGCCCTTGTGGTTACCCGATTCCGCCGTCGCTGGATGTTTATGCTTTCCGCTGGCTCCATGACCATGGTTTTCATGGCTATGACAATCTGTTTCCAACGTCTCCAGCTTGCCAAAAGCCAGGGGACCACCAACAAGGCAGCGCAGATTGCGTCGCTCTTCTTTTACTTTGCCTACTCGCCATGCTACAACATCGGCAACAACTCGCTTACCTACACCTACTTGGTCGAACTGTTCCCATACGCGCAGCGAACCATGGGTATTGGTATCGAGCAGCTGTTCGGAAAGTTGGCAGGATTCTTCTCCGTCTACGTCAATCCCATCGCCATCGACGCCATCCAGTGGAAGTATTTCGCCGTGTACTGCGCTTGGATCACGTTTGAATTCACGTTCGTTTACTTCATGTACCCTGAAACGTACAACCGCACGCTCGAGGAGTTGGCATTCT TATTCGAGGACAAGGAACTCGCCGACGAGGCTGTCAGGGCTGTCGAAAAGACCGTTAACCATGGTGCAGAGGGAACCGTTATGCACGAGAAGAACGAGACTAGGACTATTGAACGGGCAGCATAA